The following are encoded together in the Nodosilinea sp. PGN35 genome:
- a CDS encoding sugar phosphate nucleotidyltransferase, whose translation MAAPLPIVGLIPAAGQGTRISPLPMSKELFPVGSRMVAGRAGLRPKVVCHYLLEKMQRAGVEQAFFILRPGKWDIPNFLGDGADVGLHLAYLTVHVPFGVAFSLNQAYPFLRGATVVMGFPDLLFEPENAYQVLLDRLHGGTADVVLGLFPTDQPQQVGLVDFDEGGVVRGIYEKSNLTHLPYMWAIAAWRPTFSDFLHEFVRDRTQALIGTRIPQHLTALPPYSEIPIGDVMQAALKSGLRVEAEAFPQGSYLDIGTPENLARAIQQHLLPSSGVAHDWGQG comes from the coding sequence ATGGCTGCACCGCTACCGATTGTTGGTTTAATTCCCGCCGCAGGGCAGGGCACGCGCATTTCGCCATTGCCCATGAGCAAAGAACTATTTCCGGTAGGTTCTCGCATGGTAGCGGGTAGGGCAGGGCTGCGCCCCAAGGTGGTGTGCCACTATTTGCTGGAGAAAATGCAGCGGGCGGGGGTGGAACAGGCGTTCTTCATTTTGCGGCCCGGCAAGTGGGATATCCCCAATTTCCTGGGGGACGGGGCCGACGTGGGGCTGCACCTGGCATACCTGACGGTGCATGTGCCCTTTGGAGTAGCCTTTAGCCTCAACCAGGCCTACCCCTTCCTGCGGGGGGCGACGGTGGTGATGGGGTTCCCCGATCTGCTGTTTGAGCCAGAGAATGCCTACCAGGTGCTGCTCGATCGCCTCCACGGCGGCACAGCCGATGTGGTACTGGGACTGTTTCCCACCGATCAGCCCCAGCAGGTGGGGCTGGTGGATTTTGACGAGGGCGGTGTGGTGCGGGGCATCTACGAGAAGTCAAACCTGACCCACCTGCCCTACATGTGGGCGATCGCCGCCTGGCGGCCTACGTTCTCAGACTTTTTGCATGAATTTGTGCGCGATCGCACCCAGGCCCTGATTGGCACCCGCATTCCCCAGCACCTGACTGCGCTGCCACCCTACAGCGAAATTCCCATTGGCGATGTCATGCAGGCGGCGCTGAAGTCGGGTTTGCGGGTAGAAGCAGAAGCCTTTCCCCAGGGCAGCTACCTGGATATTGGCACCCCAGAAAATTTGGCCAGGGCGATTCAACAGCATTTGCTGCCGAGCAGTGGTGTTGCCCACGACTGGGGTCAGGGCTGA
- a CDS encoding alpha/beta hydrolase — MHQFWQALDRLPSTAGLLSQRLGRSATTLTLVAASLAGVALAAPQARAVEDIQITYGALEAPPISVSDLESFATTGVPSRDLQLLLNVLRIDEEQARQALTQNVLVDVDSLREMSDSFAGQFLWRLLATTVTFSDNNSPGWALLRSAVLDTAATGQLTLLDVLRTIEATTLRVDGRRVMQIASQIDFERFGDLASILLGK, encoded by the coding sequence ATGCACCAATTTTGGCAGGCTTTAGATCGGCTACCGTCCACCGCCGGGCTCCTCAGCCAGCGGCTAGGCCGCAGTGCCACCACCCTGACCCTAGTTGCAGCTTCCCTGGCGGGGGTGGCCCTGGCAGCACCCCAGGCCCGTGCCGTTGAAGATATTCAAATCACCTACGGGGCTCTAGAAGCGCCGCCGATTTCGGTGAGCGATCTAGAATCCTTTGCGACTACGGGTGTTCCTAGCCGCGACCTACAGCTGCTGCTCAACGTGCTTCGCATTGACGAAGAGCAGGCCCGTCAGGCGCTCACTCAAAACGTCTTGGTCGATGTAGACAGCCTGCGGGAAATGTCAGACTCCTTCGCCGGACAGTTTCTCTGGCGGCTGCTGGCTACCACGGTCACCTTTTCTGACAACAACAGCCCCGGTTGGGCGCTGCTGCGTAGCGCGGTGTTAGATACCGCCGCCACGGGCCAGCTCACGCTGCTCGATGTCCTCCGCACCATTGAGGCCACAACGCTGCGGGTCGATGGGCGGCGGGTGATGCAAATTGCCTCCCAAATCGATTTTGAGCGCTTTGGCGATCTGGCATCCATCCTGCTGGGTAAGTAG
- the bchL gene encoding ferredoxin:protochlorophyllide reductase (ATP-dependent) iron-sulfur ATP-binding protein, protein MVHQTLKLSVYGKGGIGKSTTSCNISVALAKRGRKVLQIGCDPKHDSTFTLTGFLIPTIIDTLQEKDFHYEDVWAEDVIYKGYGGVHCVEAGGPPAGAGCGGYVVGETVKLLKELNAFDEYDVILFDVLGDVVCGGFAAPLNYSDYCLIVTDNGFDALFAANRIAASVREKARTHPLRLAGLIGNRTSKRDLIDKYIESVSMPVLEILPLIEDIRVSRVKGKTVFEMAESDPGLDSVCQYYLNIADQILARPEGVVPSETPDRELFSLLSDFYLNPPADAPKQEVDEMDLMMV, encoded by the coding sequence ATGGTTCACCAGACTCTCAAGCTTTCTGTGTACGGGAAAGGGGGCATTGGTAAGTCCACCACCAGCTGCAACATCTCGGTAGCCCTGGCGAAACGGGGCCGAAAAGTCTTGCAGATTGGCTGCGACCCCAAGCACGACAGCACCTTTACCCTCACCGGGTTCCTGATTCCCACCATCATCGATACCCTGCAAGAAAAAGACTTCCACTACGAAGACGTGTGGGCCGAGGATGTGATCTACAAGGGCTACGGCGGCGTGCACTGCGTGGAGGCGGGCGGCCCTCCAGCGGGGGCGGGCTGCGGCGGCTACGTGGTGGGCGAAACCGTGAAGCTGCTCAAAGAACTCAATGCCTTTGACGAATACGACGTAATTCTCTTCGACGTGCTGGGGGATGTGGTCTGCGGTGGCTTTGCGGCCCCGCTGAACTACTCTGACTATTGCCTGATTGTCACCGACAACGGTTTTGACGCCCTGTTTGCCGCCAACCGCATCGCCGCCTCGGTGCGCGAAAAAGCCCGCACCCACCCCCTGCGCCTGGCCGGGCTGATCGGCAACCGCACCTCCAAGCGCGACCTGATCGACAAATATATTGAGTCGGTGTCCATGCCGGTGCTGGAGATTTTGCCGCTGATCGAAGACATTCGGGTGTCCCGCGTCAAGGGCAAAACGGTGTTTGAAATGGCGGAGAGCGATCCTGGACTGGATTCGGTGTGCCAGTACTACCTCAACATTGCCGATCAGATTTTGGCTCGGCCTGAGGGAGTGGTGCCCAGCGAAACCCCCGATCGCGAGCTGTTTAGCCTGCTGTCTGATTTCTACCTCAACCCCCCGGCGGACGCACCCAAGCAGGAAGTGGACGAGATGGATCTGATGATGGTGTGA
- a CDS encoding DUF5331 domain-containing protein has protein sequence MAFFENFTQVIRQKWLDYVQSNRAWLTLQMQQTSVRTPDGGRRPSSFLVLGVVNALEPKLSNLMVPFYKLNSDEDALVEVLGLNFDPEMVLDNPDHTQTIEANDDQPLLPDSPDM, from the coding sequence ATGGCCTTTTTCGAGAACTTTACCCAAGTCATTCGCCAAAAATGGTTGGACTACGTGCAGTCAAACCGGGCCTGGCTGACGCTGCAAATGCAGCAGACCTCGGTGCGCACCCCCGATGGCGGTCGGCGACCCTCCTCCTTTTTGGTGCTGGGGGTGGTGAATGCTCTAGAACCCAAGCTGTCGAACCTGATGGTGCCCTTCTACAAGCTCAACTCTGACGAGGACGCGCTGGTGGAAGTGCTGGGGCTCAACTTTGACCCCGAGATGGTGCTGGACAACCCCGACCACACCCAAACCATTGAGGCCAACGACGACCAGCCGCTGTTGCCCGATTCGCCGGATATGTAG
- a CDS encoding DUF5331 domain-containing protein: MNSKQLRRSLKTKWLTYYRDNREWIDKLGIWVTSNGHRRPSSGFILGALATLEPDLTNLLPLVVDLSSNPDRIISALGLDISPVKELAALEQAHKMLPSSAQAEVSLASAEAVNAETVTIDAPPPLSPAYDDEACSGAGGSEVDRPRP, encoded by the coding sequence GTGAACAGCAAACAACTGCGGCGATCGCTCAAGACAAAGTGGCTGACCTACTACCGCGACAACCGCGAGTGGATCGATAAATTGGGTATTTGGGTAACCAGCAACGGGCACAGGCGGCCCTCGTCGGGCTTTATCTTGGGGGCACTGGCCACCTTAGAACCCGACCTGACCAACCTGCTCCCCCTGGTGGTGGATTTAAGCAGCAACCCCGATCGCATTATTTCTGCCCTGGGTTTAGATATCAGCCCGGTGAAGGAGCTAGCAGCGCTAGAGCAGGCCCACAAGATGTTGCCCAGCAGCGCTCAGGCGGAGGTTTCTCTGGCCTCAGCCGAGGCCGTTAACGCTGAGACCGTCACCATCGACGCTCCCCCACCGCTTTCCCCCGCCTACGACGACGAAGCCTGCTCTGGTGCAGGCGGCAGTGAGGTTGATCGACCCAGGCCGTAA
- a CDS encoding ferredoxin:protochlorophyllide reductase (ATP-dependent) subunit N — MTLAQAQPNASALEFDCDTGNYHTFCPISCVAWLYQKIEDSFFLVIGTKTCGYFLQNAMGVMIFAEPRYAMAELEEADISAQLNDYEELKRLCESIKRDRNPSVIVWIGTCTTEIIKMDLEGLAPRLEAEIGIPIVVARANGLDYAFTQGEDTVLAAMAQRCPTVEEAAAKQPAVAKEEAKSGGIQKLLGLGRKKEDEVVVAEDTPYHDHPPLVLFGSVPDPIVTQMTLELKKQGIKVDGWLPAKLYTDLPVVDEGYYVAGINPFLSRTATTLMRRRKCKLIGAPFPIGPDGTRAWIEKICSVFNIEPQGMEEREAKIWESVEDYLEIIRGKSVYFMGDNLLEISLARFLTRCGMTVQEIGIPYMDKRYQAAELALLEKTCNEMGTPLPKITEKPDNYNQLQRIQELHPDLVITGMAHANPLEARGISTKWSVEFTFAQIHGFGNTRDILELVTRPLRRNNNLKDLGWEKLVKEEAKV; from the coding sequence ATGACTCTGGCCCAAGCCCAACCCAACGCTTCCGCCCTCGAATTTGACTGCGACACCGGCAACTACCACACCTTTTGCCCGATTAGCTGCGTGGCGTGGCTGTACCAAAAAATTGAAGACAGCTTCTTTCTCGTAATCGGCACCAAGACCTGCGGCTACTTTTTGCAGAATGCCATGGGGGTGATGATTTTTGCTGAGCCCCGCTACGCCATGGCCGAGCTGGAGGAGGCCGATATCTCGGCCCAGCTCAACGATTATGAAGAGCTGAAAAGACTGTGTGAGAGCATTAAGCGCGATCGCAACCCCTCCGTCATCGTCTGGATTGGCACCTGCACCACCGAGATCATCAAAATGGATCTCGAAGGGCTAGCCCCCCGCCTCGAAGCTGAAATCGGCATCCCCATTGTTGTCGCCCGCGCCAACGGCCTCGACTACGCCTTTACCCAGGGCGAAGACACGGTGCTCGCCGCTATGGCCCAGCGCTGCCCCACCGTCGAAGAAGCCGCTGCCAAGCAGCCTGCGGTGGCCAAGGAAGAGGCCAAGAGCGGCGGCATTCAAAAGCTGCTGGGCCTGGGCCGTAAGAAAGAGGACGAGGTCGTGGTAGCTGAAGACACCCCCTACCACGACCACCCGCCCCTGGTGCTGTTTGGCTCAGTGCCCGACCCCATCGTCACCCAAATGACCCTGGAGCTTAAAAAGCAGGGTATCAAGGTCGATGGCTGGCTGCCCGCCAAGCTCTACACCGATCTGCCCGTGGTCGATGAGGGCTACTACGTCGCTGGCATCAACCCCTTTCTCTCGCGCACCGCTACCACGCTGATGCGCCGTCGCAAGTGCAAGCTAATTGGCGCTCCCTTCCCCATTGGCCCCGACGGCACCCGCGCCTGGATTGAGAAGATCTGCTCGGTGTTTAACATCGAGCCCCAGGGCATGGAAGAGCGCGAAGCCAAAATTTGGGAATCGGTAGAAGACTACCTGGAAATCATTCGCGGCAAGTCGGTCTACTTTATGGGCGACAACCTGCTGGAAATCTCCCTGGCCCGCTTTCTCACCCGCTGCGGCATGACGGTGCAGGAAATCGGCATTCCCTACATGGATAAGCGCTACCAGGCGGCGGAACTGGCCCTGCTGGAGAAAACCTGCAACGAAATGGGCACGCCCCTGCCCAAAATCACCGAAAAGCCCGACAACTACAACCAGCTTCAGCGCATCCAAGAGCTGCACCCGGATCTGGTGATTACGGGCATGGCCCACGCCAACCCGCTGGAGGCGCGGGGCATCAGCACCAAGTGGTCGGTGGAGTTCACCTTTGCCCAAATCCACGGCTTTGGCAACACCCGCGACATTCTGGAGCTGGTGACGCGACCCCTGCGCCGCAACAACAACCTCAAAGACCTCGGCTGGGAGAAGCTGGTCAAGGAAGAGGCGAAAGTGTAA
- a CDS encoding transposase translates to MPRRKVAFLSGHYYHLYNRGNNRQNIFFDREHYLFFLRQFRHHVAAEAADVIAYCLMPNHYHFLVYLREDSLSEKMGYLSLSYTKAINKRCQRSGGLFQGPFQAIHVDVEAYLLNLSRYIHLNPVKAGLVQRPEDWEFSSYPEYVERRRGTLPQCQGLQQQAGGATAYQAFVESESVLMPAALQSLMLDE, encoded by the coding sequence ATGCCGCGCCGCAAGGTTGCCTTCTTGTCAGGGCACTACTATCACCTCTACAACCGAGGCAATAATCGGCAGAATATCTTCTTCGATCGCGAGCACTACCTCTTTTTTCTGCGCCAGTTTCGCCACCATGTGGCCGCCGAAGCTGCGGATGTGATCGCCTACTGCCTGATGCCGAACCACTACCATTTCCTGGTGTATCTGCGAGAAGACAGTCTCTCGGAGAAAATGGGATACCTATCTCTGTCCTACACGAAGGCGATCAACAAGCGGTGCCAGCGCTCTGGAGGGCTTTTCCAGGGGCCGTTTCAAGCGATTCATGTGGATGTTGAGGCCTATCTGCTAAACCTGTCTCGCTATATTCACCTGAATCCGGTGAAGGCGGGGTTGGTGCAGCGCCCAGAGGATTGGGAGTTTTCGAGCTATCCAGAATATGTTGAACGGCGCAGGGGAACGCTGCCCCAGTGCCAAGGGTTACAACAACAGGCCGGTGGGGCGACGGCCTACCAAGCTTTTGTGGAGTCTGAGTCTGTTCTCATGCCAGCGGCGCTACAGAGCTTGATGCTCGATGAGTAG